In a single window of the Candidatus Auribacterota bacterium genome:
- the casB gene encoding type I-E CRISPR-associated protein Cse2/CasB — protein sequence MSTIIESLEDMAKKESKVRAVLKRSLSFDPGTYPPAFPYVEPRLSSDDNNWKRIVYYLVAGLWARHWRGSNGLGQYLPDACRTLYVKNDKSASIEKRFITLLDADDGQLAYRLRQMLALLKDYPIDFDGLLKDLFSWNHPDKFVQIRWARGFYGT from the coding sequence ATGAGCACAATTATTGAGTCATTGGAGGATATGGCGAAAAAGGAGTCAAAAGTACGGGCTGTGCTCAAACGCAGCCTTTCTTTCGACCCAGGCACCTATCCTCCTGCTTTTCCCTATGTTGAACCGCGACTATCCAGCGATGACAACAATTGGAAACGGATAGTCTATTACCTTGTCGCCGGATTGTGGGCTCGGCACTGGCGGGGATCTAATGGGCTAGGTCAATATCTTCCCGATGCCTGCAGAACGCTCTATGTCAAGAATGACAAATCGGCGAGCATCGAAAAACGTTTTATTACCCTGCTCGATGCTGATGATGGTCAGCTTGCATATCGTTTGCGGCAGATGCTTGCCCTGCTTAAAGATTATCCGATTGACTTCGATGGCCTGCTGAAGGATTTGTTTTCGTGGAATCATCCGGACAAATTCGTTCAGATTCGCTGGGCAAGAGGCTTTTATGGAACTTGA
- the casA gene encoding type I-E CRISPR-associated protein Cse1/CasA: MSRYNLIDEPWIPVLDLKGNRKPLGIRDTLINADSLACIEDPSPLVTAALHRFLLAVLYRALQGPCDIDEAKKLFREGLPKKKIRAYLEKWKERFYLFDKHYPFGQNRNVPEDEVEPWTKLTAEFNSTSSKVLFDHTDTTNLFSAPYDSIARWIVSTMNFSVRGGRGYNPSPSSDGLIVLPIGSTLFETLLFCLTPYSNRDVANSDSAPWERKSHPLSFFKGKPERASLGYADRYTWQSRAIRLLMEPNGGVKKVAFIPGVRHIENSDTESMVPLKLVKDKGLRFVQLEEKGIWRDFDSLLPNGTGRAPKVIDNMLILCGRNRASLAKSIQVIGQSFSNAKIEFWRMEKFALSGQMVANAEFCNDIRMLLIIAETTSEILNNACKEMGKNIIAHGERILEPDKWKAGKLFPGDVMKYVNSIGAVPQYWSTLEAKFHEVLRGYTLDKNPDDIHHDWLVAVRNALSDAWKLHQRSIAGNDAWGIRALVKAESIIGKKIAELNTNIQSLKEVP; encoded by the coding sequence ATGAGTCGATACAATTTAATCGATGAACCGTGGATCCCCGTGCTTGATTTAAAAGGGAATCGGAAGCCACTTGGTATTCGCGATACACTGATTAATGCAGATAGTCTTGCTTGTATCGAAGACCCGTCTCCACTGGTCACTGCAGCACTCCATCGCTTTTTACTTGCAGTGCTGTATCGCGCACTGCAAGGGCCTTGTGATATTGATGAGGCGAAGAAACTTTTCCGTGAGGGATTACCAAAGAAGAAGATCCGAGCGTATCTGGAGAAGTGGAAGGAGCGGTTTTATCTGTTTGATAAGCATTATCCGTTTGGACAGAATCGGAATGTTCCAGAAGATGAAGTTGAGCCATGGACAAAATTAACCGCGGAGTTTAACTCGACAAGCAGCAAAGTGCTATTTGATCATACGGATACAACCAATTTGTTTTCGGCGCCATATGATTCTATCGCGCGGTGGATAGTTTCAACGATGAACTTTTCTGTTCGTGGAGGTAGAGGTTATAATCCCTCCCCATCTTCTGACGGTTTAATTGTCTTACCTATCGGGAGCACATTGTTTGAAACATTACTTTTTTGTCTAACACCTTATTCAAATAGGGATGTTGCTAATTCCGATTCTGCACCGTGGGAAAGAAAATCTCATCCTCTCAGTTTTTTTAAGGGAAAGCCTGAAAGGGCGTCACTTGGTTATGCAGATCGTTATACTTGGCAATCCCGAGCAATAAGGCTTCTCATGGAGCCCAATGGCGGAGTCAAAAAGGTCGCATTTATTCCCGGTGTTCGTCACATTGAAAATAGCGATACAGAATCGATGGTGCCGTTGAAGTTGGTTAAAGATAAAGGACTACGTTTTGTTCAACTTGAAGAGAAAGGGATATGGCGGGATTTTGACTCATTATTGCCCAACGGTACGGGAAGGGCACCAAAAGTAATAGATAATATGCTTATACTTTGCGGTCGGAATCGCGCTAGTCTTGCAAAGTCAATTCAAGTTATCGGTCAAAGTTTCAGCAATGCAAAAATCGAATTCTGGCGCATGGAAAAGTTCGCTCTCTCTGGACAGATGGTAGCAAACGCGGAATTCTGTAACGATATTCGTATGTTGTTAATAATTGCCGAGACTACCTCGGAAATACTCAATAATGCCTGCAAGGAAATGGGTAAAAATATAATAGCGCATGGTGAAAGAATATTGGAACCTGACAAATGGAAAGCGGGGAAACTGTTCCCCGGTGATGTGATGAAATATGTAAACAGTATTGGTGCAGTCCCTCAGTACTGGTCAACTCTCGAAGCAAAATTTCATGAAGTGCTTCGCGGCTATACGCTTGATAAGAATCCGGATGATATTCACCATGACTGGCTCGTTGCAGTGCGTAACGCTCTATCCGACGCCTGGAAATTGCATCAACGTTCTATCGCGGGCAATGACGCCTGGGGAATACGCGCGCTGGTGAAAGCTGAAAGTATCATTGGAAAAAAGATAGCAGAACTTAATACAAACATCCAATCACTCAAGGAGGTGCCATGA
- the cas7e gene encoding type I-E CRISPR-associated protein Cas7/Cse4/CasC — protein MKTLIEIHVLQNFAPSNLNRDDTGAPKDAFFGGRRRARISSQCIKRAVREYFKRQNGNWFASRTKRLVDDLKTKLEKKLASTKGYSDENLIKAIEAAINCIGIGDKKVKVEKDKKTGQMKTDVLLFLSTKEIDALASVVEKSYKELLKDKIPSEVSDKVADSLAGKENKSRLTLDIALFGRMLAVMPEKNQNAACQVAHAISTHAVEREFDFYTAVDDLKPEDIAGADMMGTVEFNSACFYRYAVVDYKKLVDNLPNDNELALTGLRAFLEGFVVAEPAGKQNTFAAHNPPEFVLVSVRKDGFPRNLANAFEVPVRVKGEESLTRKSVKMLADKAKELSSVYGDEGKSFCIDLIDSGAEIGTKKSSLQELLNEVIAEVRREG, from the coding sequence ATGAAAACCTTGATTGAAATCCATGTTCTGCAGAACTTTGCCCCGAGCAACCTCAACCGTGATGATACCGGAGCTCCCAAAGATGCTTTCTTTGGAGGGCGTCGTCGTGCGCGCATCTCAAGCCAGTGTATTAAGCGTGCAGTGCGGGAGTATTTCAAGAGACAGAATGGCAATTGGTTTGCTAGCCGCACTAAACGCCTTGTTGATGATCTCAAAACAAAACTTGAGAAGAAGCTTGCCAGCACGAAAGGATATTCAGATGAGAACTTGATCAAGGCTATTGAAGCAGCCATCAATTGCATTGGCATAGGCGATAAAAAGGTCAAAGTTGAGAAGGATAAAAAGACAGGTCAAATGAAAACGGACGTCCTTCTGTTTCTGAGCACCAAAGAAATTGATGCTCTTGCTTCTGTTGTAGAGAAGTCATATAAAGAGCTGCTTAAAGACAAGATTCCTTCTGAGGTTTCAGACAAAGTAGCGGATTCGCTTGCAGGGAAGGAGAATAAGTCCCGGCTGACATTGGATATAGCACTCTTTGGAAGAATGCTGGCGGTGATGCCCGAGAAGAATCAGAACGCCGCTTGCCAAGTTGCTCACGCCATATCGACCCATGCTGTGGAACGGGAATTTGACTTTTATACTGCCGTGGATGATCTTAAGCCTGAAGACATTGCAGGTGCAGATATGATGGGTACTGTTGAGTTCAATTCCGCCTGCTTCTACCGTTATGCCGTGGTTGACTACAAGAAATTGGTCGATAACCTGCCAAACGATAACGAACTTGCTCTCACGGGGCTCCGCGCTTTCCTTGAAGGTTTTGTGGTTGCCGAGCCCGCGGGCAAACAGAATACCTTTGCTGCTCATAACCCGCCGGAGTTTGTTCTTGTATCGGTGAGGAAGGATGGATTCCCTCGCAATCTCGCTAATGCTTTCGAAGTACCTGTCCGGGTGAAGGGTGAAGAGTCATTGACGCGCAAATCTGTAAAAATGCTTGCAGATAAGGCAAAGGAGCTTTCTTCGGTCTACGGTGATGAGGGAAAGTCCTTTTGCATTGATCTCATTGATTCTGGTGCAGAAATTGGCACAAAAAAATCATCGCTTCAAGAACTTCTGAATGAAGTTATTGCCGAAGTCAGACGGGAGGGATAA
- a CDS encoding GyrI-like domain-containing protein — protein sequence MKKIDLKKELKQLYNPPRESPVIVDVPSMNFIMIDGAGDPNKAKEFVDAIQMLYAVSYTLKFMIKKADPSKDYVVMPLEGLWWADDMAAFSTGGNRDSWKWTLMIAQPAHVTRELFDKACEQVKKKKNLPGLSKIRFENFHEGMSAQIMHIGPYSAEGPTVEKLHAFVKEKGYSLRGKHREIYLSDPRRSSPDKMKTIIRQPMEQH from the coding sequence ATGAAAAAAATTGACCTCAAGAAAGAACTCAAACAGCTCTACAACCCGCCCCGCGAATCACCTGTCATCGTGGATGTGCCCTCGATGAATTTCATAATGATTGACGGCGCGGGTGACCCGAACAAAGCAAAGGAGTTTGTGGATGCCATTCAGATGCTTTATGCGGTTTCTTATACGCTGAAATTCATGATTAAAAAGGCTGACCCCTCAAAAGACTACGTCGTCATGCCTCTGGAGGGGCTCTGGTGGGCTGACGACATGGCTGCCTTCAGCACCGGGGGAAACAGGGACTCATGGAAGTGGACGCTGATGATCGCCCAGCCGGCGCACGTGACGCGAGAGCTCTTCGATAAGGCATGTGAGCAGGTCAAAAAGAAGAAGAACCTGCCCGGCCTCTCAAAGATCAGGTTCGAAAATTTCCATGAGGGCATGTCGGCACAGATCATGCACATCGGCCCCTACTCGGCAGAAGGCCCTACTGTGGAGAAGCTCCATGCCTTCGTCAAAGAGAAAGGGTATTCACTTCGCGGCAAGCACCGCGAGATATACCTGAGCGACCCCCGCAGATCATCCCCTGATAAGATGAAGACCATCATCCGCCAGCCGATGGAACAGCATTAA
- a CDS encoding adenylate/guanylate cyclase domain-containing protein, which produces MTDTIGQRQLAAIVFTDVAGFSSKTEADEEKTLRRVKEDLKLLTSLSAAHNGKVVKTTGDGLLISFGSAIDAVSFALETQGKISARNKTLSAVERLEHRMGIHLGDIFISESDAMGDGVNIAARLQSEAEPGGICISQTVYDVVKNKLAIRAVAIGPRELKNIREAIYAYRIVLDAESTLARQASPAARAHGRPRRFSPSLVVTVVLCALALFIVIPGRHRRLATTPPQAPPASSAALRASLPEEPRLARIAWVKQRLVQRGPENPLAIMAPRRTGERFGGRELTVWMEGEDVLIKSGGEIIQRRLEQLAPRMLAAIAVGIAREDRAGTRMKPPAPAMRPAPPRNQ; this is translated from the coding sequence ATGACGGATACCATCGGCCAGAGACAGCTTGCCGCCATCGTTTTTACCGATGTGGCGGGATTCAGCTCAAAAACTGAGGCTGACGAGGAAAAAACTCTTCGCCGAGTCAAAGAAGATCTCAAGCTTCTCACCTCCCTCTCTGCGGCTCACAACGGCAAGGTTGTCAAGACTACAGGCGACGGTTTGCTCATCTCATTCGGTTCAGCGATCGATGCCGTATCCTTTGCCCTCGAGACCCAGGGAAAGATTTCTGCCCGGAATAAAACCCTTTCAGCCGTCGAGCGCCTTGAGCACAGGATGGGCATCCACCTCGGCGATATCTTCATCTCGGAATCCGATGCAATGGGGGATGGTGTCAACATCGCGGCACGTCTTCAGTCAGAGGCGGAACCGGGCGGGATCTGCATTTCTCAAACCGTCTATGACGTGGTAAAGAATAAGCTCGCAATCAGGGCGGTTGCGATCGGGCCCCGGGAACTCAAGAATATCCGTGAGGCCATCTATGCATACCGCATCGTGCTCGATGCGGAGAGCACTCTCGCGCGCCAGGCTTCGCCCGCTGCACGGGCTCACGGACGCCCGCGAAGGTTTTCTCCGTCTCTGGTTGTCACCGTGGTGCTGTGCGCGCTGGCCTTATTCATTGTGATCCCCGGCCGTCACCGACGCCTCGCGACAACGCCTCCGCAGGCGCCTCCAGCGAGCTCTGCTGCCCTCAGGGCATCCTTGCCTGAAGAGCCACGCCTCGCCCGCATCGCCTGGGTGAAACAACGATTGGTTCAGCGCGGTCCCGAAAACCCGCTCGCCATAATGGCTCCGAGGAGGACAGGCGAGAGGTTCGGCGGAAGGGAGCTCACCGTTTGGATGGAGGGAGAGGATGTTCTGATAAAATCGGGTGGCGAGATAATACAGCGCCGGCTCGAACAGCTCGCGCCAAGAATGCTCGCCGCGATCGCCGTGGGCATCGCCAGGGAAGATCGAGCCGGAACACGGATGAAACCGCCCGCTCCGGCCATGCGCCCGGCTCCACCGCGCAATCAATAG
- a CDS encoding ORF6N domain-containing protein, protein MGKRDRKIDFTPARMYDVTTKALNQAVKRNEEKFPSDFMFQLTLQEVTGLKSRAVSNVESDIRSQIVTASAKRNIRYPPYAFTEHGAIMAATVLNSPLAVQMSVLVVRAFVKMRETLAATETMARRLAEIEKTLLSHDGALRDLYYKIRPLLLPPPEKPKRRIGFGLGERRARYKLRVRRSK, encoded by the coding sequence TTGGGCAAACGGGATCGTAAAATCGATTTCACCCCTGCCCGCATGTATGACGTAACTACGAAAGCATTGAATCAGGCTGTCAAACGCAATGAAGAGAAATTTCCTTCGGATTTCATGTTTCAACTTACTCTGCAAGAGGTTACGGGATTAAAATCGCGAGCAGTTAGTAACGTTGAATCAGATATCCGGTCACAAATTGTGACCGCATCGGCAAAGAGAAATATTCGATATCCGCCCTACGCATTCACAGAACATGGCGCAATAATGGCGGCGACGGTGCTCAATAGCCCGCTGGCGGTGCAAATGAGTGTATTGGTGGTCAGGGCATTTGTAAAAATGCGGGAGACCCTGGCCGCAACTGAGACAATGGCAAGAAGGCTAGCCGAAATAGAGAAAACATTGCTTTCTCATGATGGTGCGTTGCGCGATCTGTACTATAAAATCCGCCCCCTGCTGCTTCCGCCTCCAGAGAAGCCCAAACGCCGGATCGGGTTTGGCTTGGGGGAACGCCGGGCGCGGTATAAGTTGAGAGTGCGGAGAAGCAAATAG
- the cas5e gene encoding type I-E CRISPR-associated protein Cas5/CasD, with product MSTLLLRLMGPMQSWGTTSRFDQRDTGKEPSKSGVIGLLAAAMGIDRADWEKLEPLIQLKMGVRHDRPGVLRKDYQTAGCSDSDTIIKADGSPSKDGVVSERYYLADAAFLVGLEGDDRKILEQAHNKLRNPQWVLGLGRKSYLPAEPVYLKDGLCDVSLKEALFSYPWLGRGTAPQTILYSFESPDGSGRMVMDQSLSSFAERRFGSRFVVSEWLPITTEVAYVPA from the coding sequence ATGTCTACTTTACTTTTGCGTCTGATGGGACCCATGCAATCATGGGGAACGACCAGTCGATTTGATCAGCGCGATACCGGTAAGGAGCCGAGCAAGTCGGGCGTCATTGGTCTGCTCGCTGCTGCAATGGGCATAGACCGGGCCGATTGGGAAAAGCTGGAGCCATTGATCCAACTGAAGATGGGGGTGCGTCATGATCGCCCTGGGGTTTTACGAAAGGATTATCAGACCGCCGGTTGTTCCGATTCGGATACAATAATCAAGGCTGACGGCTCTCCATCGAAAGATGGGGTGGTGTCTGAAAGGTACTATCTCGCCGATGCTGCTTTTCTTGTTGGCTTGGAGGGCGATGATCGTAAGATTCTTGAACAGGCGCACAACAAACTTCGCAATCCTCAGTGGGTTTTGGGGCTGGGGCGAAAATCGTATCTGCCCGCTGAGCCAGTTTACCTGAAGGACGGCCTGTGCGATGTGTCGTTAAAGGAAGCTCTTTTTTCTTATCCGTGGCTTGGACGAGGAACTGCACCGCAAACGATTCTTTACTCTTTTGAATCGCCTGATGGCTCCGGCCGCATGGTAATGGATCAATCCTTGTCGTCGTTTGCCGAACGCCGCTTCGGTTCACGTTTTGTTGTTTCTGAATGGCTACCTATTACAACGGAGGTTGCCTATGTACCTGCATAG
- the cas3 gene encoding CRISPR-associated helicase Cas3' encodes MIEYFWAKTGEDGNAYHPLILHMLDVAACADVIMEREPETTRQRMAAIMGLPWEYARLWLLLLIASHDLGKACPGFQLKWVNSRRVLEKAGFRLPRLPDTSINHAFVSQAALDHLLCEMGWKEGIAALCADAVGCHHGIRATPSVLEGLSGNRNGVDEQHWKSSWEELFKTLQNIFVVGKPPVKSNLSGPDFMLLSGLASFADWIGSNKEWFPFGTIADCGDLDIWFQRRREKAKIALDAIGWNNRRPLLNVYQTFADAFPKCSPPRPLQKTVAMAVAATPSPCVLLVEAPMGEGKTEAAFYAHLELQRRFGHRGMYMALPTKATGNAMFTRTLTFLRSFAGSRTLDLQLLHGAAKLNDTFQKVCLGQIHDDEDGGTVRAGEWFTHKKRALLSEYGVGTIDQALLTILPVRHYFVRLWGLANRIVIFDEIHAYDAYTGTLLFHLIRWLRALGSSVVLLSATLPPEFRRRLAAALGAKLPEQEAAYPRLTIFTDGDCKQVKFAADRSRWRELVIEPLGAALPAIHSCLIEKLPACGFVGVIVNTVQRAQELYKLFGDGEMIVTEGVIIGKRLTDRTEIYLFHARYPAQERQKREDAARALFGKNEDQNGKIKDRNGRSILIATQVVEQSLDLDFDLLITDLAPIDLILQRAGRLWRHQRKNRHVPHPVLCVAGLIGNLPGSFGDPLWWSAIYREDILLRTWEVLKKHKQIVLPDEIDRLVEDVYEGVAMPTDEEVLKRLEKAEVESDGEYYAHQTMAHQAIIGLPDDGSWKDTSRFYLYDEDEPGVHRILKAQTRLGEDSLTVIPFFPLDNLDATVTPDFAMAKEWFMRAVSLARKDVVMRLRSKGIPDGWKKISLLRNCYPMFFDNAGNWIEDDNVKLDKELGIVYTHKEAQ; translated from the coding sequence ATGATAGAATATTTTTGGGCGAAGACGGGAGAAGATGGAAATGCATACCATCCCTTAATACTGCACATGCTTGATGTCGCTGCCTGCGCTGATGTTATAATGGAGCGGGAGCCGGAAACTACCCGTCAACGTATGGCGGCAATCATGGGACTTCCATGGGAATATGCTCGTCTGTGGCTTCTATTACTTATTGCCAGTCACGATTTGGGTAAGGCATGTCCTGGTTTTCAGCTTAAATGGGTGAATTCAAGGAGGGTGCTTGAAAAGGCAGGATTTCGGCTTCCGCGATTACCCGACACCTCTATAAACCATGCCTTTGTCAGTCAGGCAGCCCTTGATCATTTGTTGTGCGAAATGGGGTGGAAGGAGGGTATTGCCGCTCTTTGTGCCGATGCGGTTGGATGTCATCACGGCATCCGCGCTACACCATCGGTACTTGAGGGACTTTCCGGCAATCGAAATGGTGTTGATGAGCAGCATTGGAAGTCATCATGGGAGGAACTTTTCAAAACTCTTCAAAATATCTTTGTAGTAGGCAAGCCTCCTGTAAAGAGCAACCTTTCCGGTCCTGATTTTATGCTTCTTTCCGGCCTTGCCAGTTTCGCCGACTGGATCGGTTCCAACAAAGAGTGGTTCCCGTTTGGTACTATAGCGGATTGTGGCGATCTCGACATATGGTTTCAGCGACGGCGAGAAAAGGCTAAAATAGCTCTTGATGCCATTGGCTGGAACAATCGGAGGCCACTTCTTAATGTGTATCAGACCTTTGCCGATGCATTCCCGAAATGTTCGCCTCCACGCCCGCTACAAAAAACGGTGGCAATGGCGGTTGCTGCAACACCGTCGCCTTGCGTACTTCTCGTTGAAGCCCCGATGGGCGAAGGGAAAACCGAAGCGGCATTCTATGCGCATTTGGAACTGCAACGGCGCTTCGGCCATCGGGGAATGTATATGGCTTTGCCTACAAAGGCAACGGGCAATGCGATGTTCACCCGTACACTTACCTTTCTTCGCTCCTTTGCGGGTAGTCGGACTCTAGACTTACAGTTGCTCCATGGAGCAGCCAAACTCAACGACACATTTCAGAAGGTTTGTCTGGGGCAGATACATGATGACGAAGATGGAGGAACTGTACGAGCGGGAGAGTGGTTCACCCACAAGAAACGGGCACTTCTGTCAGAATACGGAGTTGGGACCATCGACCAAGCATTGCTTACCATATTGCCGGTGCGGCACTATTTTGTACGGCTTTGGGGGCTTGCCAATCGGATAGTTATCTTCGATGAAATACACGCCTATGATGCCTATACGGGGACACTTCTGTTCCATCTCATACGCTGGCTGCGTGCCCTCGGTTCCAGCGTGGTGCTGCTTTCCGCTACTCTCCCACCTGAATTTCGGCGGCGATTGGCAGCTGCGTTGGGTGCAAAACTTCCGGAGCAAGAAGCTGCCTATCCTCGATTGACGATATTTACTGACGGTGATTGTAAACAGGTAAAATTCGCTGCCGACCGTAGCAGATGGCGCGAGCTGGTGATTGAACCACTTGGAGCGGCTCTGCCGGCAATTCATTCCTGTCTGATTGAAAAACTGCCTGCTTGCGGGTTTGTTGGTGTTATTGTTAATACGGTACAGCGCGCACAGGAGCTATATAAACTCTTCGGTGATGGCGAAATGATAGTAACAGAGGGCGTCATTATCGGCAAACGGCTTACTGATAGAACCGAGATTTACCTTTTCCATGCTCGTTATCCGGCGCAGGAGCGGCAGAAACGGGAGGATGCTGCGCGTGCCCTATTTGGCAAAAATGAAGACCAGAATGGTAAAATCAAAGACCGAAATGGACGGTCTATTCTCATCGCCACACAGGTTGTCGAACAAAGCCTCGACCTCGACTTTGATTTGCTCATCACCGACCTTGCGCCAATAGACCTTATCTTGCAGCGAGCAGGGCGGCTCTGGCGGCACCAACGGAAGAATCGGCATGTCCCTCATCCGGTTCTCTGTGTTGCCGGACTTATCGGAAATTTGCCCGGTTCCTTTGGTGATCCGCTCTGGTGGAGTGCAATTTACCGGGAGGACATTTTACTACGCACCTGGGAAGTCCTCAAAAAGCATAAGCAAATTGTTCTTCCTGATGAAATAGACCGGCTTGTTGAAGATGTCTATGAAGGGGTTGCCATGCCCACTGATGAGGAAGTTCTGAAGCGGCTTGAAAAAGCCGAGGTTGAAAGCGATGGGGAATATTACGCACACCAGACTATGGCGCATCAGGCAATTATCGGACTGCCCGATGATGGCAGCTGGAAAGATACGAGCCGGTTCTATCTCTATGATGAGGATGAACCAGGTGTGCATCGCATTTTAAAAGCCCAGACCCGTCTCGGTGAGGATTCGCTGACGGTAATCCCGTTCTTTCCCTTAGATAATCTTGATGCTACTGTCACACCTGACTTTGCAATGGCAAAAGAATGGTTTATGCGTGCGGTTTCACTTGCGCGCAAAGATGTTGTGATGCGGTTGCGGAGCAAGGGTATTCCCGATGGATGGAAGAAAATCTCTCTGCTGCGAAACTGCTACCCGATGTTTTTTGATAACGCCGGGAATTGGATTGAAGACGATAATGTGAAATTAGACAAAGAACTTGGAATAGTTTACACACACAAGGAAGCGCAATGA
- a CDS encoding nucleotidyl transferase AbiEii/AbiGii toxin family protein, which produces MDQIAKSPVDERARLFQEAADLRPRIPSFVMEKDFWVCWTIKRIFTSVDIPLHLIFKGGTSLSKVFHVIDRFSEDVDLSFDRRELGFDIGCDHELTLTPNPLVNPC; this is translated from the coding sequence ATGGACCAGATTGCCAAATCCCCGGTGGATGAACGCGCGCGTCTCTTTCAAGAAGCGGCTGACCTTCGCCCCAGGATTCCGTCTTTTGTAATGGAGAAGGATTTCTGGGTCTGTTGGACAATTAAGCGCATCTTCACATCGGTTGACATCCCGCTTCATTTGATCTTCAAGGGGGGCACAAGTCTTTCAAAGGTTTTTCATGTCATCGACCGTTTCTCCGAAGATGTGGATCTCTCCTTTGACCGTCGGGAGCTTGGATTCGATATCGGGTGCGACCACGAATTGACCCTGACCCCGAATCCACTAGTCAATCCCTGTTAA
- a CDS encoding DUF6429 family protein has protein sequence MSEEITLSESELRMRIEELALLLLYLAHWVEDEKLIPGGIHRAWKTVPFDALDALTDKGYLVRVKRPSASKSVVLTDEGLARARELEKKYLSKF, from the coding sequence ATGTCAGAAGAGATAACACTATCTGAGTCGGAGTTGCGGATGCGGATTGAGGAGCTCGCCTTGCTGCTCCTTTATCTGGCGCATTGGGTGGAGGATGAAAAGCTTATACCGGGAGGCATTCACCGCGCCTGGAAAACAGTTCCGTTCGACGCATTGGACGCCCTGACTGATAAGGGCTACCTCGTCCGCGTGAAGAGGCCGAGCGCGAGCAAATCGGTTGTCCTGACCGACGAAGGTCTCGCCAGGGCAAGGGAATTGGAGAAGAAATACCTGAGCAAGTTTTAA
- the cas6e gene encoding type I-E CRISPR-associated protein Cas6/Cse3/CasE — MYLHRIHLDLRCTDARRDVADPYEMHSTLCRAFSTPEAKCAPGAFLWRLEPELSSDGMPKIIVQSRKIPEWSRINLPEWFGEQPSPPLDLAQKLAFNDIKNGSQFRYRVRANPSVRRNGKRIGLFDATTQIAWFQQQGKKNGFKPLSIHRSEERMLTGKIRSGNPIRVFSVLYDGILEVTNTQLFNKVVSSGIGHAKAMGLGLLSVIPIK, encoded by the coding sequence ATGTACCTGCATAGAATCCATCTTGATTTGCGATGCACGGATGCTCGGCGAGATGTGGCTGATCCCTATGAAATGCACTCTACGCTCTGCCGGGCTTTTTCGACACCGGAAGCGAAGTGCGCCCCAGGTGCCTTTCTCTGGCGGCTTGAACCGGAATTAAGCTCTGATGGTATGCCAAAGATAATTGTTCAGAGTCGGAAGATCCCGGAATGGTCGAGAATCAATCTGCCTGAATGGTTTGGAGAGCAGCCGAGCCCGCCTCTTGATCTTGCGCAAAAGCTTGCATTTAATGACATAAAAAACGGGAGCCAATTCCGGTATCGGGTGCGCGCTAATCCATCAGTTCGACGTAATGGGAAACGGATAGGTCTCTTCGATGCAACAACACAGATTGCCTGGTTCCAACAGCAAGGTAAAAAGAACGGATTCAAGCCATTAAGTATCCATCGAAGTGAGGAAAGGATGCTTACTGGCAAAATTCGTAGTGGTAATCCAATTCGGGTGTTTTCGGTACTATATGATGGTATTTTGGAGGTCACAAATACGCAACTATTCAACAAAGTTGTTAGTAGCGGTATCGGTCATGCAAAGGCCATGGGGCTGGGACTTCTGTCAGTGATACCGATAAAATAA